From Zingiber officinale cultivar Zhangliang chromosome 5B, Zo_v1.1, whole genome shotgun sequence, the proteins below share one genomic window:
- the LOC121985986 gene encoding BSD domain-containing protein 1-like, which yields MDFFRSVFSADADLSTSQTSPRVDRDGDYNERGGEDAFGGESRSHNSPENDVDDRGDSGGWIFGGLIETFASKSESIIQTYRRDLAEFSSGLKEETSAFREIAARAVRNLPGSLGAGASLAQESLESVGEAIDDLGGSVWRGTAGIISQSKEAILSLESRADSGDESSSDPRLPASSAVSSRIYSRYEMLLLAIQSDVSTFTEDPEDTDNFSKWRSEFDLASKEEEMENLCNENDTLDGFLNKLVPSIVDYNTFWCHYFYKAHKLKQAEDVRAKLVKRVISREAEEDLSWDVDDEDEEKMDEKLRKEENPDQTGDVNVFGKPEEEKDSDVQLIVDTSTEQKSSVISEDRTLKGSDVKVNEKEISTSDNAEESKLIVDSLTSKLDETVLTEGKTDSAESSKDSEFSIISSQNSIPEEDDLGWDEIEDLPEDEEKKPGGSNATLLKVNLHKRLSAAEEDEDLSWDIKDDDEPIKP from the coding sequence ATGGATTTCTTCAGATCGGTCTTCTCTGCGGATGCCGACCTATCGACCTCGCAAACCTCTCCTCGTGTCGATCGCGATGGCGACTACAACGAGCGAGGAGGTGAGGATGCCTTTGGCGGCGAAAGCCGTAGTCATAATTCTCCGGAAAACGATGTCGATGACAGAGGCGACTCTGGAGGGTGGATCTTCGGAGGACTAATCGAGACATTTGCATCAAAGTCGGAGTCCATCATCCAGACATACCGCCGCGACCTGGCCGAATTCAGCTCCGGCCTTAAGGAGGAGACTTCGGCGTTCCGGGAGATTGCTGCGCGTGCTGTCCGTAATCTTCCTGGGTCACTTGGGGCTGGTGCCTCGTTGGCCCAGGAGTCCCTAGAGTCTGTCGGGGAGGCCATCGACGATTTGGGCGGTTCAGTGTGGCGAGGGACTGCTGGCATCATTTCCCAGAGCAAGGAAGCGATCCTATCTCTGGAGTCTCGGGCTGATTCAGGAGATGAATCGTCCAGTGATCCAAGGCTGCCGGCCAGTTCCGCTGTCTCTTCTAGGATTTACAGTCGGTACGAGATGCTGTTGCTTGCGATACAGTCAGATGTGAGTACCTTCACCGAAGACCCAGAGGACACTGATAACTTCAGCAAGTGGAGATCGGAATTTGATTTGGCATCGAAAGAAGAGGAGATGGAAAATCTTTGCAATGAGAATGACACTTTGGATGGGTTCCTAAACAAGCTGGTGCCTAGTATTGTGGATTACAATACATTCTGGTGCCATTACTTTTACAAGGCGCATAAGCTGAAGCAGGCTGAAGATGTAAGAGCAAAGCTTGTGAAGAGGGTGATTTCGAGAGAGGCCGAGGAGGATTTGAGCTGGGATGTTGATGATGAGGACGAGGAGAAGATGGATGAAAAACTCAGAAAGGAGGAAAATCCAGACCAAACTGGTGATGTTAATGTGTTTGGAAAACCAGAAGAGGAGAAAGATAGTGATGTGCAGTTAATAGTGGATACTTCAACAGAGCAAAAATCTTCAGTTATATCTGAAGATAGGACTTTGAAGGGATCGGATGTGAAGGTTAATGAGAAAGAGATATCAACATCTGACAATGCTGAAGAAagtaaattaatagttgattctTTGACCTCCAAGTTGGATGAAACTGTGCTGACTGAAGGAAAGACAGATTCTGCAGAGTCATCCAAGGACAGTGAATTTTCAATTATTTCAAGTCAGAATTCTATACCAGAGGAAGATGATCTTGGGTGGGATGAGATTGAGGATCTACCAGAGGATGAAGAGAAGAAACCCGGTGGCTCCAATGCGACTCTTCTCAAGGTGAATCTACACAAGAGGCTTAGTGCTGCTGAGGAGGATGAGGATCTGAGTTGGGATATTAAGGACGATGATGAACCCATCAAGCCTTGA
- the LOC121985988 gene encoding RNA demethylase ALKBH10B-like: MAAVVAGAGTSAAVPELYARDAMIAWFRSEFAAANAIIDALCSHLAQIGGAEEYESVFAAVHRRRLNWIPVLHMQKFFSISDISAELHSVAANRSPAKDKFHAVFRPEEKPKAIDIPPAKEEIAAAEEAVAEGVEIGVKYAAAAAEIPSDEAAYGSIEGAEIEEQAVAATEVYSGGDASDHKAVEDGDADKGSQEELGSVVEVNVCTERGDCLAPRPERIKISKGFVAKEAVKGHMVNVVKGLKLYENIFSESELPSLVEYINELRLAGRRGELPGETYIFFNKQIKGNKREIIQLGVPLFQSATEEGASNIESIPSALQTVINHLVQWRLVPESKKPNSCIINFFDEDEHSQPYFKPPHLENPISTLLLSETTMAFGRSLISDHEGNYKGSLTLTVKEGSLLVMRGNSADMARHVVCASPSKRMTITFVKVRTFTLHSDSPTAIQSNKAMTLWQSGNPTSPQKVPNGGIIAYGPPAMIPATWGLTLRTPVVMLAPPPRAVVMNPIKKVSRNGTGVFLPWAIGPKKYTKHLPPRIQKRRLLALPSPLEAQA, translated from the exons ATGGCGGCAGTGGTGGCAGGGGCCGGTACCTCGGCGGCGGTACCGGAGCTATACGCGAGGGACGCGATGATCGCGTGGTTCCGGAGCGAGTTCGCTGCCGCGAATGCGATCATCGACGCGCTTTGCAGCCACCTGGCGCAGATAGGGGGTGCCGAGGAGTACGAGTCGGTGTTCGCCGCCGTACACCGTCGGCGTCTCAACTGGATCCCGGTGCTCCATATGCAGAAATTTTTCTCCATCTCCGACATCTCCGCCGAGCTTCATTCGGTGGCGGCGAATCGATCTCCGGCGAAGGATAAGTTCCATGCAGTGTTTCGGCCGGAGGAGAAGCCTAAGGCGATCGACATCCCTCCCGCGAAGGAGGAAATTGCCGCGGCGGAGGAAGCGGTGGCAGAGGGCGTTGAGATCGGCGTAAAGtatgcggcggcggcggcggaaatACCTTCGGACGAGGCGGCCTACGGTAGCATTGAAGGTGCGGAGATCGAGGAGCAAGCGGTGGCGGCGACGGAGGTTTATTCTGGGGGAGATGCTTCGGATCACAAGGCAGTTGAAGATGGTGACGCCGACAAAG GATCGCAAGAGGAGCTGGGTTCTGTGGTGGAGGTCAACGTTTGTACTGAACGTGGAGATTGCTTGGCGCCTCGCCCAGAGAGGATCAAGATCTCCAAGGGTTTTGTGGCGAAGGAAGCAGTGAAAGGGCATATG GTCAATGTTGTAAAAGGTCTCAAGTTGTATGAGAACATTTTCTCAGAGTCAGAGCTACCAAGCCTTGTTGAATACATCAATGAGCTTCGTCTGGCAGGACGCAGAGGAGAACTACCTG GAGAAACTTATATTTTCTTCAACAAGCAAATAAAGGGGAACAAGAGGGAGATCATTCAACTTGGCGTGCCATTATTCCAATCAGCTACTGAAGAGGGAGCAA GCAATATAGAATCGATTCCCTCTGCTTTGCAGACTGTAATTAATCACTTGGTTCAGTGGCGCTTAGTACCAGAAAGTAAGAAGCCTAACAGCTGCATTATCAACTTCTTTGATGAG gATGAGCATTCACAACCCTACTTCAAACCTCCGCATCTCGAAAATCCCATTTCAACGCTTCTCCTCTCTGAAACTACAATGGCATTTGGGCGGTCTCTGATCAGCGATCATGAGGGAAATTATAAGGGATCTCTGACTCTTACAGTTAAGGAAGG ATCGCTGCTAGTTATGCGCGGGAATAGTGCGGACATGGCAAGGCATGTTGTGTGTGCATCACCAAGTAAGAGGATGACCATAACATTTGTGAAAGTTAGAACTTTCACTCTCCATTCAGATTCACCTACTGCCATCCAGTCCAACAAAGCAATGACCTTGTGGCAATCAGGAAACCCGACCTCCCCGCAAAAGGTGCCTAATGGCGGCATCATTGCCTATGGACCTCCTGCCATGATCCCTGCTACATGGGGTTTGACTCTCCGCACCCCTGTTGTTATGCTGGCACCACCACCTAGAGCAGTTGTCATGAACCCGATTAAGAAGGTTTCACGCAACGGAACGGGTGTCTTCTTGCCATGGGCAATTGGCCCAAAGAAGTACACCAAGCATCTCCCTCCACGCATTCAGAAGAGGAGGCTGCTAGCCTTGCCATCCCCTCTAGAAGCACAAGCATAG